From a single Microbacterium murale genomic region:
- a CDS encoding flavin monoamine oxidase family protein yields MTEITRDVLIVGAGAAGLTAANDLRKAGLSVAVLEARDRVGGRLWTDIIDGAMLEIGGQWVSPDQDALKEALEDLGLSTYSRYRDGDSVYIGPSGELTRFTGDIFPVAPETEKVMVDLIEKLDAMVAEIDPDRPWAHPDAEALDEVSFEAWLAHETDDQEARDNIALFIAGAMLTKPAHAFSTLQALLMAASAGSFSNLVDADFILDERVVGGLQQVPLLLAERLGDDVLLDQPVRSLEWGDSGVTATTDDLTVRARFAILAHAPVLYNRISFVPPMPRRQHQLHQHLSMGFVIKVHAVYDRPFWREQGLSGTAFSPYELSHEAYDNTNHADERGTLVGFVSDKNADGVFELSAEERKERILESLSHYYGPEAKNPVVYYESDWGSEEWTRGAYAASFDLGGLHRYGKDLRTPVGPIHFACSDLAGAGYQHVDGAIRMGHLVASDIVEASRS; encoded by the coding sequence ATGACTGAGATCACACGGGACGTGCTCATCGTGGGCGCAGGAGCGGCGGGGCTCACTGCTGCGAATGATCTGCGGAAGGCCGGTCTCTCGGTCGCCGTGCTCGAGGCACGTGATCGCGTCGGTGGGCGGCTGTGGACCGACATCATCGACGGCGCGATGCTCGAGATCGGCGGCCAGTGGGTCTCGCCGGATCAAGATGCCCTGAAGGAGGCGCTCGAGGACCTCGGCCTCTCCACCTACAGCCGCTATCGCGACGGGGACAGCGTCTACATCGGTCCGTCAGGCGAACTCACCCGCTTCACCGGCGACATCTTCCCCGTCGCGCCTGAGACCGAGAAGGTCATGGTCGATCTCATCGAGAAGCTCGACGCCATGGTTGCCGAGATCGACCCGGACCGCCCGTGGGCGCATCCGGACGCCGAAGCGCTCGACGAGGTCTCGTTCGAGGCGTGGCTCGCACACGAGACGGATGATCAGGAGGCGCGCGACAACATCGCGCTCTTCATCGCCGGGGCCATGCTCACCAAACCCGCACACGCCTTCTCCACGCTGCAGGCGCTGTTGATGGCGGCCTCTGCCGGTAGCTTCTCGAACCTCGTCGACGCGGACTTCATCCTCGATGAGCGCGTCGTCGGCGGCCTTCAGCAGGTGCCGCTGCTGCTCGCAGAACGACTCGGCGATGATGTGCTGCTCGACCAGCCGGTGCGTTCGCTGGAGTGGGGCGACTCCGGGGTTACCGCCACCACGGATGACCTGACCGTGCGGGCGCGCTTCGCGATCCTCGCGCACGCACCCGTGCTGTACAACCGCATCTCTTTCGTTCCGCCGATGCCGCGCAGACAGCACCAGCTGCACCAGCACCTCTCGATGGGTTTCGTCATCAAGGTCCACGCGGTGTACGACCGTCCGTTCTGGCGTGAGCAGGGACTCAGCGGCACCGCATTCAGCCCGTACGAGCTTTCGCACGAGGCATACGACAACACGAATCATGCCGATGAGCGGGGAACTCTCGTCGGCTTCGTCTCCGACAAGAACGCTGATGGGGTGTTCGAGCTCAGTGCCGAGGAGCGCAAGGAGCGCATTCTCGAGTCCCTCTCGCACTACTACGGCCCAGAGGCGAAGAATCCTGTCGTCTACTACGAGAGCGACTGGGGCAGTGAGGAATGGACGCGCGGTGCGTACGCCGCGAGCTTCGACCTCGGCGGGCTCCACCGCTACGGCAAAGACCTGCGCACACCCGTGGGGCCGATCCACTTCGCGTGCAGCGACCTCGCCGGAGCCGGCTACCAGCACGTCGACGGTGCCATCCGCATGGGGCATCTGGTCGCGTCCGACATCGTGGAAGCGAGCCGCTCATGA
- the gabT gene encoding 4-aminobutyrate--2-oxoglutarate transaminase, with protein sequence MALLDTAAPALPLGGLDLPQERRLVTDLPGPRSTAILARKADAVPAGVGHTVPVAAVAAGGGVVVDADGNSLIDLGSGIAVTTVGNAHPKIAAAVAAQAAQFTHTCFMISPYESYIEVAEALNRLTPGDFAKKSALFNSGAEAVENAIKIARKHTGRSAVVAFDHGYHGRTNLTMALTAKSMPYKSGFGPFAPEVYRAPMSYPFRDGLTGPDAAARAISQMEKQIGAENLAAIIIEPIQGEGGFIVPADGFLPALADWCRANGVVFIADEVQTGFARTGHMFASEIFDIVPDLITTAKGIAGGLPLAAVTGRAEIMDASHAGGLGGTYGGNPIACAAALAAIDVFENDGVIERAREIGSILNARLAAIQSQDLRIGDIRGHGAMIAAEFVNPETNAPDAALTAAVAKAAIAQGVIVLTCGTYGNVIRFLPPLSIGDDLLNEGLDVVAEALAAA encoded by the coding sequence ATGGCACTTCTCGACACCGCAGCACCCGCTCTCCCGCTCGGCGGACTCGACCTCCCTCAGGAGCGTCGCCTCGTCACAGACCTGCCGGGCCCGCGCTCGACGGCGATCCTCGCCCGCAAGGCGGACGCTGTGCCTGCAGGCGTCGGGCACACCGTGCCGGTGGCCGCCGTCGCCGCCGGTGGTGGCGTCGTCGTGGATGCCGACGGCAACTCACTCATCGATCTCGGCAGCGGCATCGCTGTGACGACGGTCGGCAATGCGCATCCGAAGATCGCCGCCGCTGTCGCCGCTCAGGCTGCGCAGTTCACCCACACCTGCTTCATGATCTCTCCGTACGAGTCGTACATCGAAGTCGCAGAAGCGCTCAACCGGCTCACCCCTGGCGACTTCGCCAAGAAGAGCGCACTGTTCAACTCCGGTGCAGAGGCCGTCGAGAACGCGATCAAGATCGCACGCAAGCACACCGGCCGCTCTGCTGTCGTCGCCTTCGATCACGGCTACCACGGCCGCACCAACCTCACGATGGCGCTCACCGCCAAGTCGATGCCGTACAAGAGCGGCTTCGGTCCGTTCGCGCCGGAGGTGTACCGCGCGCCGATGTCGTACCCGTTCCGCGACGGGCTCACCGGGCCCGATGCCGCAGCGAGAGCGATCTCACAGATGGAGAAGCAGATCGGCGCAGAGAATCTCGCCGCGATCATCATCGAGCCCATTCAGGGCGAGGGCGGCTTCATCGTGCCCGCCGACGGGTTCCTTCCCGCGCTCGCCGACTGGTGCCGCGCGAACGGAGTCGTCTTCATCGCAGATGAGGTGCAGACCGGGTTCGCCCGCACGGGGCACATGTTCGCCAGCGAGATCTTCGACATCGTGCCCGACCTCATCACGACCGCCAAGGGCATCGCCGGCGGACTGCCGCTCGCAGCCGTCACCGGCCGTGCCGAGATCATGGATGCCTCGCATGCAGGCGGTCTCGGCGGAACCTACGGTGGCAATCCGATCGCGTGCGCTGCGGCGCTCGCCGCGATCGACGTCTTCGAGAACGACGGCGTGATCGAACGCGCTCGTGAGATCGGATCGATTCTGAACGCCCGTCTCGCCGCGATCCAGTCTCAGGACCTGCGCATCGGCGACATCCGGGGCCACGGCGCGATGATCGCGGCCGAGTTCGTGAACCCGGAGACGAACGCTCCGGATGCCGCGCTCACCGCGGCTGTCGCAAAGGCCGCCATCGCACAGGGAGTGATCGTGCTCACCTGCGGAACGTACGGCAACGTCATCCGCTTCCTCCCGCCCCTCTCGATCGGCGACGATCTGCTGAACGAAGGCCTCGACGTGGTCGCGGAGGCACTCGCCGCCGCATAG
- a CDS encoding PucR family transcriptional regulator: MDQPTLRALLRRRDLGLRLVSAEDALRKGALDRPMRWVHSSDLADPTPFLADDLALLTTGSQLDDQDDGGIGAYVDRLAARGVVGLGFGTGIGLGADGALSGIPDRLVSACAAAGIPLFEVPYDTPFIAVARAHSEAIAAQAYARRTWALETQRALARAALRPRGLESTLSELARRLEQWVGMFDATGALVHEHPHGRLPAHDLADLSVRATELITRGGQAGQSLTLGAESFTLFTLGRSGHLRGVIAVGTASLDPEARAVVTSVIAMAGLALEQNDQLERGRRRLRSQVLAALLLDDPTLARHVLGSLPASPMVVAVADADAPADAITEWWDRRQAEHGTAVFAALSDEGLTMCVSAEDEALFDEVATRFGIRLGVSEPEGYGAFSRAHAQAVVALRHSEPGAVRYVDTVASSILTAFATDEARLVAESRLAPIRAHAELEHSLRIWLEHDARYESAAAALGIHRHTLRSRITQAAGLLNLDLSSFPARAELWAALQTARD, translated from the coding sequence ATGGACCAGCCGACATTGCGCGCACTGCTTCGACGTCGAGATCTCGGGCTGCGACTCGTCTCCGCCGAGGACGCGCTGCGCAAAGGCGCGCTCGATCGGCCGATGCGCTGGGTGCACTCCTCAGATCTCGCCGACCCCACGCCGTTCCTGGCTGACGACCTCGCGCTCCTGACCACCGGATCGCAGCTCGATGACCAGGACGACGGCGGTATCGGCGCGTACGTCGATCGACTCGCCGCCCGCGGCGTGGTCGGGCTGGGGTTCGGCACCGGCATCGGCCTCGGCGCCGACGGAGCGCTCTCCGGCATTCCCGACCGGCTGGTGAGCGCGTGCGCAGCCGCGGGTATCCCTCTGTTCGAGGTGCCGTACGACACGCCCTTCATCGCTGTCGCCCGAGCGCACTCCGAGGCGATCGCCGCGCAGGCGTACGCCCGGCGCACATGGGCACTGGAGACTCAGCGAGCGCTCGCGCGCGCGGCGCTCAGACCTCGAGGACTCGAATCCACGCTGTCCGAGCTGGCGCGCCGGCTCGAGCAGTGGGTGGGAATGTTCGATGCGACGGGGGCGCTCGTGCACGAGCATCCGCACGGCCGGTTGCCTGCCCACGATCTCGCCGATCTCTCCGTCCGCGCCACCGAGCTGATCACGAGGGGCGGGCAGGCCGGGCAGTCGCTGACGCTCGGGGCGGAGTCGTTCACGCTCTTCACCCTGGGCCGCAGCGGTCATCTGCGTGGCGTGATCGCGGTCGGCACAGCGTCGCTCGACCCAGAGGCGCGTGCGGTGGTCACGTCGGTGATCGCGATGGCGGGACTCGCTCTGGAGCAGAACGACCAGCTCGAGCGCGGCCGCAGGCGACTGCGCTCCCAGGTGCTCGCCGCACTGCTTCTCGACGATCCGACGCTCGCACGTCACGTGCTCGGCTCTTTGCCTGCTTCTCCCATGGTCGTCGCCGTGGCGGATGCCGATGCGCCGGCCGATGCGATCACCGAGTGGTGGGACCGCCGCCAGGCCGAGCACGGCACGGCGGTGTTCGCGGCCTTATCGGACGAGGGGCTGACGATGTGCGTGTCGGCCGAGGACGAGGCCCTTTTCGACGAGGTGGCGACGCGTTTCGGTATCCGCCTCGGCGTCTCGGAGCCGGAGGGGTACGGAGCTTTCTCCAGAGCCCATGCTCAGGCCGTGGTCGCGCTCAGGCACAGCGAACCAGGGGCCGTGCGCTACGTCGACACCGTGGCGTCCAGCATCCTCACGGCCTTCGCGACGGATGAGGCTCGACTGGTCGCCGAATCGCGGCTCGCGCCGATCCGCGCGCACGCCGAACTGGAGCATTCGCTGCGGATCTGGCTCGAGCACGACGCGCGCTACGAGTCCGCGGCTGCCGCTCTGGGCATCCATCGGCACACCCTCAGGTCTCGGATCACCCAGGCGGCCGGACTGCTGAACCTCGATCTGAGTTCATTCCCCGCCCGCGCCGAGCTGTGGGCGGCGCTGCAGACCGCCCGCGACTGA